In the Acidobacteriota bacterium genome, GGGCGAGGTTGTCCTTGAAGATGTAGTCGGCGGCGCCGCGGCGCATGGCCTCCACGGCCCGCTCCTCGCCGATGGAGCCGGAGACGAGGAGGAAAGGGATGTCGAGACCCGAGTCCTTCAGTATGTCCAAAGCCTGCAGGCCGTCGAAGGCGGGAAGGCGGTAGTCTGAGATGACCAGGTTCCACCCACCTCGGACCAGGGCCTCCCTCAGGGCGGCCTGCGTTTCCACCCGCTCCCACCGGAGGCATAATCCCCCCCTCTCCATGTAGCGAACGAGGAGAAGGGCGTCGTCTTCCGAGTCTTCCACGATGAGGACCGAAAGCGGTTCGTCCACTCAAAACCTCCCTGGCACCGGGGGCGCCTCATTGAGCAACAGCCAGTAGAGACCCAGATTTCGGGCCGCCTCCACGAACTCGCCGAAGTTCACGGGCTTGCGCACGTAGGAGTTGGCTCCGCGGGTGTAGCTTTCGGTGAGGTCCTTCTCCTCCGTGGAGGAGGTCAGGACCACCACGGGAAGAAGCCGGGTGCGCTCGTCGGCCCGGATCCGTCGCAGAACCTCCAGCCCGTCCACCTTGGGCAGCTTAAGGTCCAACAAGACCACCGCCGGCAGATCCATCGGGTCCCGACCGGCGTAGGCGCCCTCCCCGAAAAGCCAGTCCAGGGCCTCCTGGCCGTCCCGCGCCACAACCACGGGGTTCCGGATGTGGTTCTTCTCCAGGGCCCTCAGCGTGAGCAATTCGTCGTCAGGGTTGTCTTCGACAAGGAACAGGACGCGCTCGTTCATGGCGTTCTCCTTGCGGCGGTCTCTTTCAAGATAGGTTCAGGGGCGGGCGGGGACAAATTTCCGGAGGCGGATCCGCCGCCACCGCCCCCTCCCCGGCGGCCCCCAGCGTGAAGAAAAAGAGGGCGCCGCGATCCGGCTCCCCCCGGCCCCCCACCTCTCCCCCGTGGCGGCGGACGATTCGTCGGACCAGGGCCAGGCCCACACCGGTGCCGGGAAAATCCTTGGAGGCATGAAGGCGCTGGAAAGGGATGAAGAGCTTGTCGGCGAAGCGCATGTCGAAGCCGGCACCGTCATCTTCCACGGCGAAACCCATCCCCTCCCTTCGGAAAACGATGCGCGCTTTCTCTTTTCTGGAAGTGTACTTGAAGGCGTTTCCCAGCAGGTTTTCCAATACCACCCGCAGAAGCCGCGGGTCCCCCTCCGCCTTCAACCCCTCCTCCACAACGACCGCCACCTCCCGCTCCGGCTCCCGGCGGAGGAGTTCCGAGAGAACCGAGCGAGCGAGAGCTGAGAGGTCCACCTCCTCCCGGCGGAGCTCCGCCCGGCTCACCCTTGAAAGCTGGAGGAGGTCGTCGATGAGGAGGGCCATCCGCTGGGCGGCAGAGCGGATTCGGCGGAGGTAGTCCTTCCCCCTCTCTCCCAGCGTCTCCCCGAAGTCCTCTGCGAGGGCCTGGGAGAAGCCGTCCAGGGCCCGCAGCGGCGCCCTGAGGTCGTGGCTCACCGAATAGGAGAAGGCCTCCAACTCCGCGTTGGAGGCCCGAAGGTCGCGATTCAAGACCCAGATCTCCTCGGCCAGCCTCCGAAGAGCCTCCTCGGCCTCCCTTCGCTCCGTCACGTCCAGAGCGATTCCAAAAACACGTCTTTCCTCTTCCTCTTCCTGCTTCAGACCTTTTCCCCTGAGGAGGAGCCAGCGGCGCGCCCCCTCAACATTGACTTCCGCCTCCACCGAAAGGGTCTCGCCGTGCAGGAGGGCCTCTCCCATTTGCCGGTAGAGTTCCTCCTGGCCCGGGGGTGAGAACCTTTCGAGAAACGTTTGCACGGTGAGATCCCCCTCGGAGGCGAGGGAGAGGACCCGTCGCGTCATTCCGGATAGGGCCACGCGGCCCGTCACCGAATCCCACCCCCAAGTGCCGGCGCCCGCTCCTTCCAGAGCAAGCCGGAGCATGGTCTCTTTCTCCTGGAGAAGAGCGTTTCCCAGACGGACTTGCTCCGCCGAGTCCGCCAAGCGTTTCAAAGTGTCCAGAAGTTCCCGCGTCCTTTCTTGTACCTTTTGCTCCAGTTCCTCGAGGGTCTGGACGGCCTGAA is a window encoding:
- a CDS encoding response regulator; translation: MDEPLSVLIVEDSEDDALLLVRYMERGGLCLRWERVETQAALREALVRGGWNLVISDYRLPAFDGLQALDILKDSGLDIPFLLVSGSIGEERAVEAMRRGAADYIFKDNLARLLPAVQRELREAEGRRKRREAEAAQKALEERLKEAEKLETIGMIAGGVAHEVRNPLFALQTVAAALHQKLGGREEYAEY
- a CDS encoding response regulator, which gives rise to MNERVLFLVEDNPDDELLTLRALEKNHIRNPVVVARDGQEALDWLFGEGAYAGRDPMDLPAVVLLDLKLPKVDGLEVLRRIRADERTRLLPVVVLTSSTEEKDLTESYTRGANSYVRKPVNFGEFVEAARNLGLYWLLLNEAPPVPGRF